A region from the Sandaracinus amylolyticus genome encodes:
- a CDS encoding thiazole synthase → MEAPQEDRIAVGRYSFRSRLFVGTGKYRDAQETREALAASGAEVVTLAVRRVDLGALRPGAAGEGSIVGHLVSSGYAILPNTAGCYSTEDALRTARLAREMLGTDLVKLEVIGDPKTLFPDVVATLEAARVLVKEGFTVLPYITDDPISCKKLEDIGCAAVMPLAAPIGSGLGIRNPYNLEIILEHAKVPVIVDAGVGTASDAAIAMEMGCHGVLMNTAIAGAREPVRMARAMKLAVEAGRDAYLAGRIPKRLYATASSPLEGVIGSTKS, encoded by the coding sequence GTGGAAGCGCCGCAGGAAGATCGGATCGCCGTCGGACGCTACTCGTTCCGCTCGCGGCTCTTCGTCGGGACGGGCAAGTACCGCGACGCGCAGGAGACGCGCGAGGCGCTCGCCGCGTCGGGCGCGGAGGTCGTGACCCTCGCGGTGCGCCGCGTCGATCTCGGCGCGCTGCGTCCTGGGGCTGCAGGTGAGGGTTCGATCGTCGGGCACCTCGTCTCGAGCGGCTACGCGATCCTGCCGAACACCGCGGGCTGCTACAGCACCGAGGACGCGCTGCGCACGGCGCGCCTCGCGCGCGAGATGCTCGGCACCGACCTCGTGAAGCTCGAGGTGATCGGCGACCCCAAGACGCTCTTCCCCGACGTGGTCGCGACGCTCGAGGCGGCGCGCGTGCTCGTGAAGGAAGGCTTCACGGTGCTGCCGTACATCACGGACGACCCGATCTCGTGCAAGAAGCTCGAGGACATCGGGTGCGCCGCGGTGATGCCGCTCGCCGCGCCGATCGGCAGCGGGCTGGGCATCCGCAACCCGTACAACCTCGAGATCATCCTCGAGCACGCGAAGGTGCCGGTGATCGTCGACGCCGGCGTCGGCACCGCGTCCGACGCCGCGATCGCGATGGAGATGGGCTGCCACGGCGTGCTCATGAACACCGCGATCGCCGGCGCGCGCGAGCCGGTGCGCATGGCGCGCGCGATGAAGCTCGCGGTCGAGGCGGGGCGCGACGCGTACCTCGCGGGCCGCATCCCCAAGCGCCTCTACGCGACGGCGTCGAGCCCGCTCGAGGGCGTGATCGGCAGCACCAAGAGCTGA
- the thiS gene encoding sulfur carrier protein ThiS yields MRIEVNGEPRDVTDGLTVRELLVLLALGDQLVAVERNEEIVPRAEHGSARLSEGDRLEIVHFVGGG; encoded by the coding sequence ATGCGCATCGAGGTGAACGGCGAGCCGCGCGACGTCACGGACGGGCTCACGGTGCGCGAGCTGCTGGTGCTGCTCGCGCTCGGAGATCAGCTGGTCGCGGTCGAGCGCAACGAGGAGATCGTGCCGCGCGCCGAGCACGGCAGCGCGCGGCTCTCGGAGGGCGATCGGCTCGAGATCGTCCACTTCGTCGGTGGAGGATGA
- a CDS encoding thiamine phosphate synthase, producing MTFDLLLITDPSIAGWRDAAVAVIEHAPRGRVALQVRDVRAGAAELAMLARSLRDVTRAHGVPLLVNDRADVARAVDADGAHLKERGLEVHDARVVLGERAIIGASCHDEAGLARRAGADYVVLGPFADVPGKGDALGAQRFASMVRTTRVPVLALGGIDAARAADAVLAGAHGVAVIRAVLAAPDPVGAMRAMLGAIDAARITRGTAPSS from the coding sequence GTGACGTTCGATCTCCTGCTGATCACCGACCCGTCGATCGCAGGCTGGCGCGACGCGGCGGTCGCGGTGATCGAGCACGCACCGCGCGGCCGCGTCGCGCTGCAGGTGCGCGACGTGCGCGCCGGCGCGGCCGAGCTCGCGATGCTCGCGCGCTCGCTGCGCGACGTCACGCGCGCCCACGGCGTGCCGCTCCTCGTCAACGATCGCGCCGACGTCGCGCGCGCGGTCGATGCCGACGGAGCGCACCTCAAGGAGCGCGGGCTCGAGGTCCACGACGCGCGCGTCGTGCTCGGCGAGCGCGCGATCATCGGCGCGTCGTGCCACGACGAGGCCGGCCTCGCGCGGCGCGCCGGCGCCGACTACGTCGTGCTCGGGCCCTTCGCCGACGTGCCGGGCAAGGGCGACGCGCTCGGCGCGCAGCGCTTCGCGTCGATGGTGCGCACCACCCGCGTCCCGGTGCTCGCGCTCGGCGGCATCGACGCCGCGCGCGCCGCCGACGCCGTGCTCGCCGGTGCGCACGGCGTCGCCGTGATCCGCGCCGTGCTCGCCGCGCCCGATCCCGTCGGCGCGATGCGCGCGATGCTCGGCGCGATCGACGCCGCGCGGATCACTCGAGGAACGGCACCTTCGTCGTGA
- a CDS encoding MlaE family ABC transporter permease, which yields MASNTPEAGTKTSAVEVAEPTGPKLWERAADALLAIPIALLAEIGTMARLAYETLRWMVRPPYRARQLVDAMEFIGVQSIFIVGLTGTFVGAVFGLQLVDSLRDFGAESQTGSIVSVALARELGPVFAALMVSSRAGSAIATELGSMRVTSQIDALTTMSVSPVQYLIVPRVIAGFTMVPALALVFDLVGYGGAYFVAVKLFGLDGGVFEERARWFVEGSDLAQGLVKAAVFGMAVTMIACRQGYYATGGAAGVGQATNRAVVQSAVAVLVLDYVVTAIFLGQGG from the coding sequence GTGGCGTCGAACACGCCGGAGGCCGGCACGAAGACGAGCGCGGTGGAGGTCGCGGAGCCGACCGGACCGAAGCTGTGGGAGCGCGCGGCCGACGCGCTCCTCGCGATCCCGATCGCGCTCCTCGCGGAGATCGGCACGATGGCGCGGCTCGCGTACGAGACGCTGCGCTGGATGGTGCGCCCGCCGTATCGCGCCCGTCAGCTCGTCGACGCGATGGAGTTCATCGGCGTGCAGTCGATCTTCATCGTCGGGCTCACCGGCACCTTCGTGGGCGCGGTGTTCGGGCTGCAGCTCGTGGACTCGCTGCGCGACTTCGGCGCGGAGAGCCAGACCGGATCGATCGTGAGCGTCGCGCTCGCCCGCGAGCTCGGCCCGGTGTTCGCGGCGCTCATGGTGTCGAGCCGCGCGGGCAGCGCGATCGCGACCGAGCTCGGATCGATGCGCGTGACGAGCCAGATCGACGCGCTCACGACGATGTCGGTGAGCCCGGTGCAGTACCTGATCGTGCCGCGCGTGATCGCGGGGTTCACGATGGTGCCCGCGCTCGCGCTGGTCTTCGATCTCGTGGGCTACGGCGGCGCGTACTTCGTCGCGGTGAAGCTCTTCGGGCTCGACGGCGGCGTGTTCGAGGAGCGCGCGCGCTGGTTCGTCGAGGGCAGCGATCTCGCGCAGGGCCTCGTGAAGGCGGCGGTGTTCGGCATGGCGGTGACGATGATCGCGTGCCGTCAGGGCTACTACGCGACGGGCGGTGCGGCGGGGGTCGGGCAGGCGACGAACCGCGCGGTCGTGCAGAGCGCGGTCGCGGTGTTGGTGCTCGACTACGTGGTGACCGCGATCTTCCTGGGCCAGGGCGGATGA
- a CDS encoding ATP-binding protein, with amino-acid sequence MRSTFVAYLTVGNYLLLTLLWSTIVVLYLRSRRLARKVDPLVATLAAVLALDATKSAIESAYFGVVWASEYEIALPSLGAFLARPEMLIAPKILNLVTAVAVLAVIVRRWIPRELRERRERVESDARLRRELESSLADVRAAEERWELAIRANQDGIWDWDLTTQRVWISPRLEEQLGYVPGELAPHITPELWQQLVHEEDARAVATASTAYLRGTTRDFDVEVRLRCKAGHYRTFRARAAAQRGPDGHALRVVGSLADITEQRLAEASLARRRSIERLGLVASGVAHDVNNLLAVVRANVELARATTASDSRAAAALADIDDAVTRGATLTSRLLASTGRGRFAVTDVDVGALAQDMTRLLSRSAPEAVHIETDVARPVPPVEADAAQVQQVVMNLVTNAIEAVDPQRGSVRVSVRVEDVREPVPAVVAEDSALPPGRYVALEVADDGVGMSDAVRAQMFEPFFTTKPEGRGLGLAAMLSTLRAHRAGLRLRSAPGEGTTFTVLFPASERTSAEARPPRELRARRSRCALIVDDDENVRTAVSRMTELLGLEPRAVGSAGAALDVLDEAGELAVVLLDLRMPGGYDGHDVLMRIRERRPELRVVMMSGFHKLVPMSDARTIALQKPFSMEQLRDALTRLGVEIGPSEAANEAPRAP; translated from the coding sequence GTGAGATCGACGTTCGTCGCGTACCTCACCGTCGGCAACTACCTGCTGCTCACGCTGCTCTGGTCGACGATCGTGGTCCTCTACCTGCGATCGCGGCGGCTCGCGCGGAAGGTCGATCCGCTGGTCGCGACGCTCGCCGCGGTGCTCGCGCTCGACGCGACGAAGAGCGCGATCGAGAGCGCGTACTTCGGCGTGGTCTGGGCCTCGGAGTACGAGATCGCGCTCCCCTCGCTCGGCGCGTTCCTCGCGCGCCCCGAGATGCTGATCGCGCCGAAGATCCTCAACCTCGTCACCGCCGTCGCGGTGCTCGCGGTGATCGTCAGGCGCTGGATCCCGCGCGAGCTCCGCGAGCGACGCGAGCGCGTCGAGTCCGACGCGCGGCTGCGGCGCGAGCTCGAGTCGTCGCTCGCCGACGTGCGCGCAGCCGAGGAGCGCTGGGAGCTCGCGATCCGCGCCAACCAGGACGGCATCTGGGACTGGGATCTCACGACGCAGCGCGTCTGGATCTCGCCGCGGCTCGAGGAGCAGCTCGGATACGTGCCCGGCGAGCTCGCACCACACATCACGCCCGAGCTCTGGCAGCAGCTCGTCCACGAAGAAGACGCCCGCGCGGTCGCGACCGCGAGCACCGCGTACCTGCGCGGCACCACGCGCGACTTCGACGTCGAGGTCCGGCTGCGCTGCAAGGCCGGCCACTACCGCACGTTCCGCGCGCGCGCCGCGGCCCAGCGCGGTCCCGACGGTCACGCGCTGCGCGTCGTGGGATCGCTCGCCGACATCACCGAGCAACGTCTTGCCGAGGCGTCGCTCGCGCGGCGCCGGAGCATCGAGCGCCTGGGCCTCGTCGCGAGCGGCGTCGCGCACGACGTGAACAACCTGCTCGCGGTCGTGCGCGCGAACGTGGAGCTCGCGCGCGCGACCACCGCGAGCGACTCGCGCGCGGCGGCGGCGCTCGCGGACATCGACGACGCGGTCACGCGCGGCGCCACGCTCACGTCGCGGCTGCTCGCGTCGACGGGGCGCGGTCGCTTCGCGGTCACCGACGTCGACGTCGGCGCGCTCGCGCAGGACATGACGCGACTGCTCTCGAGGTCGGCGCCCGAGGCGGTGCACATCGAGACCGACGTCGCGCGCCCGGTGCCGCCGGTCGAGGCCGACGCGGCGCAGGTGCAGCAGGTCGTGATGAACCTCGTGACCAACGCGATCGAGGCCGTCGATCCCCAGCGCGGCTCGGTGCGCGTGAGCGTGCGCGTCGAGGACGTGCGCGAGCCGGTGCCCGCCGTGGTCGCCGAGGACTCCGCGCTGCCGCCCGGACGCTACGTCGCGCTCGAGGTCGCGGACGACGGCGTCGGCATGAGCGACGCGGTGCGCGCGCAGATGTTCGAGCCGTTCTTCACCACGAAGCCCGAGGGACGCGGGCTCGGCCTCGCGGCGATGCTGAGCACGCTACGCGCGCACCGCGCGGGCCTCCGATTGCGCAGCGCGCCCGGCGAGGGCACCACGTTCACCGTGCTCTTCCCCGCGAGCGAGCGCACGAGCGCCGAGGCACGCCCTCCGCGCGAGCTGCGCGCGCGCCGCAGTCGCTGCGCGCTGATCGTCGACGACGACGAGAACGTGCGCACCGCGGTGAGCCGGATGACGGAGCTGCTCGGGCTCGAGCCGCGCGCGGTGGGCAGCGCGGGGGCCGCGCTCGACGTGCTCGACGAGGCCGGCGAGCTCGCCGTCGTGCTGCTCGATCTGCGCATGCCCGGCGGCTACGACGGGCACGACGTGCTGATGCGCATCCGCGAGCGCCGGCCCGAGCTGCGCGTCGTGATGATGAGCGGCTTCCACAAGCTCGTGCCGATGAGCGACGCGCGCACCATCGCGCTCCAGAAGCCGTTCTCGATGGAGCAGCTGCGCGACGCGCTCACGCGCCTCGGCGTGGAGATCGGGCCCTCCGAGGCGGCGAACGAAGCCCCGCGCGCACCGTGA
- a CDS encoding ABC transporter ATP-binding protein, producing MSDEKPAEKDPIQVRIVDLKKSYEGVEVLRGVTFDVHRGKINVVIGGSGAGKSVFTRQLLRLEQPDSGRIEVDGVDIVPLDDWQLVPIRKKFGMVFQFGALFDSMTCFENVAFPLREHTKMKRKEIEERVMQRLGDLNVAHAAKKLPGQISGGMAKRVALARALVLEPEILVYDEPTSGLDPVSSRLVDDLIAETSSKYGVSSVVITHDMASVFKIGHRVNMLYQGRIEESCTPDEILRTDKQVVRDFLVASGVKMQ from the coding sequence ATGAGCGACGAGAAGCCGGCGGAGAAGGACCCGATCCAGGTCCGCATCGTCGATCTCAAGAAGAGCTACGAGGGCGTCGAGGTCCTGCGCGGCGTCACGTTCGACGTGCACCGCGGGAAGATCAACGTCGTCATCGGCGGCTCGGGCGCCGGCAAGAGCGTGTTCACGCGGCAGCTCCTGCGCCTCGAGCAGCCGGACTCCGGGCGCATCGAGGTCGACGGAGTCGACATCGTGCCGCTCGACGACTGGCAGCTCGTGCCCATCCGCAAGAAGTTCGGGATGGTCTTCCAGTTCGGCGCGCTCTTCGACTCGATGACGTGCTTCGAGAACGTCGCGTTCCCGCTGCGCGAGCACACGAAGATGAAGCGCAAGGAGATCGAGGAGCGCGTGATGCAGCGACTCGGCGATCTCAACGTCGCGCACGCCGCGAAGAAGCTCCCCGGGCAGATCTCGGGCGGCATGGCGAAGCGCGTCGCGCTCGCGCGCGCGCTGGTTCTCGAGCCCGAGATCCTCGTCTACGACGAGCCGACGAGCGGCCTCGATCCGGTGAGCTCGCGCCTGGTCGACGATCTGATCGCGGAGACGAGCTCGAAGTACGGCGTGAGCTCGGTCGTGATCACCCACGACATGGCGTCGGTGTTCAAGATCGGGCACCGCGTGAACATGCTGTACCAGGGTCGCATCGAGGAGTCGTGCACGCCCGACGAGATCCTGCGCACCGACAAACAAGTGGTGCGCGACTTCCTCGTCGCGTCGGGCGTGAAGATGCAGTGA